In the genome of Bacillota bacterium, one region contains:
- a CDS encoding Uma2 family endonuclease encodes MAHDLITAEALAEALNLSVETIWRYTRENKIPFIKLGTRQYRYNFSDVIGALSGAIVREKEPEYKAGGKKYTYQDYLELPEEPGYRYEVLDGELIREPSPNVPHQRSSRRLQRILEDYFWQVDPEGEVFCAPLDVTFHDTTVVQPDIFYVSGEQKAIVEYARVDGPPALVIEILSPSTSSKDRFKKMHIYQRVRVQHYWLVNPDEKSLECFSLNDGVYELVASGTGEDIVKHPGFEGLTIDLKGLW; translated from the coding sequence ATGGCCCATGATCTAATCACCGCCGAGGCCCTGGCCGAAGCCCTGAACCTTTCTGTTGAGACGATCTGGCGCTATACCAGGGAGAATAAGATCCCTTTCATCAAATTGGGCACCAGGCAGTACCGCTATAATTTCTCAGATGTAATCGGCGCGTTGTCGGGAGCAATCGTCCGGGAAAAGGAACCTGAGTACAAAGCCGGCGGCAAGAAATATACATACCAGGATTACCTGGAACTGCCCGAGGAACCTGGCTATCGTTATGAGGTCTTGGATGGCGAGCTGATTAGAGAACCTTCCCCGAACGTTCCCCACCAGCGTAGCTCGCGCCGCCTGCAGCGCATTCTTGAGGACTACTTCTGGCAGGTTGACCCTGAAGGCGAGGTATTCTGCGCACCGCTGGATGTGACATTTCACGATACAACCGTGGTCCAACCGGATATCTTCTACGTGTCAGGGGAGCAAAAGGCCATAGTAGAATATGCTCGGGTTGACGGACCACCTGCCTTGGTCATCGAAATACTGTCCCCTTCCACCAGCAGCAAGGACCGGTTCAAGAAAATGCACATCTATCAGCGCGTCAGAGTACAGCATTACTGGCTTGTCAACCCGGACGAGAAGTCCCTGGAGTGTTTCTCCCTCAATGATGGTGTGTATGAGCTTGTCGCATCCGGTACGGGCGAAGACATCGTGAAACACCCGGGTTTTGAGGGGTTGACTATCGATTTGAAAGGCCTGTGGTGA
- a CDS encoding AbrB/MazE/SpoVT family DNA-binding domain-containing protein: MTEGAFMVAEARPEGILFRPMVTLPVEIYSLERKAEFLLNNAVTAEDYHRAMDQVRQLGLDPETVPHERPEGI, encoded by the coding sequence TTGACTGAGGGAGCGTTCATGGTCGCAGAGGCGCGGCCCGAAGGGATTCTGTTCCGACCCATGGTCACGCTGCCTGTAGAAATCTATTCCCTGGAGCGCAAGGCCGAATTCCTCCTTAACAACGCAGTCACAGCGGAGGACTACCACCGTGCGATGGACCAGGTGCGCCAGCTCGGGCTTGACCCTGAGACAGTGCCCCACGAAAGACCGGAGGGTATCTGA